One stretch of Danio rerio strain Tuebingen ecotype United States chromosome 6, GRCz12tu, whole genome shotgun sequence DNA includes these proteins:
- the zgc:112416 gene encoding uncharacterized protein C21orf58 homolog isoform X2: MTRGLFQKAGYVTYTDPEVDQMTRLRLKMLEKRLENERNDTTEREGSTLSTRSNYGHADALHSALRRKRNLLKKLREQHLMEDLERPHTWGGSHRQNHYKPLYGPLQPVPPIHIYQNAPSEHQPLLPPSVPQAPRIIQHTIPQQPSTIIQQLPQQQPLITQIPPPQTLPYRSGSIKEDMVELMLMQNAQMHQIIMHNMMLKALPPMAMLPEGNPSQVTSLASHPGQEHYSTSRGGAVHHHHYYGSQSPPLPPIGYTGWPSFMPAGQGGTFLPHGIGSVTLPPLNTMGTDAVNPRIPTGQ, encoded by the exons ATCCAGAGGTTGACCAAATGACAAGACTGAGACTGAAAATGCTGGAAAAG AGACTGGAGAATGAGAGAAATGACACCACTGAACGAGAGGGTTCTACCCTTTCTACAA gAAGTAATTATGGGCATGCAGATGCATTACATAGCGCTCTGAGAAGGAAGAGAAACCTCTTAAAGAAACTGAGG GAACAACATCTGATGGAGGATCTGGAAAGGCCACACACATGGGGTGGATCTCATAGACAAAATCATTATAAACCTCTATATGGGCCACTCCAGCCTGTGCCTCCCATCCACATTTACCAAAATGCACCATCTGAACATCAACCTCTACTCCCACCATCTGTCCCGCAGGCCCCTCGAATCATTCAACACACT ATTCCCCAACAGCCATCTACCATTATCCAGCAGTTACCTCAGCAGCAGCCTCTTATCACACAAATCCCACCACCACAAACTTTGCCCTACAGATCAGGAAGCATTAAAGAAG ACATGGTGGAGCTGATGCTCATGCAGAATGCTCAGATGCACCAGATCATCATGCACAATATGATGCTGAAGGCTCTTCCACCAATGGCCATGTTGCCAGAAGGAAACCCCAGTCAAGTCACATCTCTAGCCTCACATCCAGGGCAG gAACATTATTCAACATCCAGAGGAGGAGCTGttcatcatcaccattattatGGCTCCCAGAGTCCACCTCTGCCTCCAATAGGCTACACTGGTTGGCCTTCTTTTATGCCAGCAGGACAAGGAGGGACTTTTCTGCCACATGGGATTGGTTCTGTAACTCTGCCCCCCTTAAACAC
- the zgc:112416 gene encoding uncharacterized protein C21orf58 homolog, which yields MADPEVDQMTRLRLKMLEKRLENERNDTTEREGSTLSTRSNYGHADALHSALRRKRNLLKKLREQHLMEDLERPHTWGGSHRQNHYKPLYGPLQPVPPIHIYQNAPSEHQPLLPPSVPQAPRIIQHTIPQQPSTIIQQLPQQQPLITQIPPPQTLPYRSGSIKEDMVELMLMQNAQMHQIIMHNMMLKALPPMAMLPEGNPSQVTSLASHPGQEHYSTSRGGAVHHHHYYGSQSPPLPPIGYTGWPSFMPAGQGGTFLPHGIGSVTLPPLNTMGTDAVNPRIPTGQ from the exons atggCAGATCCAGAGGTTGACCAAATGACAAGACTGAGACTGAAAATGCTGGAAAAG AGACTGGAGAATGAGAGAAATGACACCACTGAACGAGAGGGTTCTACCCTTTCTACAA gAAGTAATTATGGGCATGCAGATGCATTACATAGCGCTCTGAGAAGGAAGAGAAACCTCTTAAAGAAACTGAGG GAACAACATCTGATGGAGGATCTGGAAAGGCCACACACATGGGGTGGATCTCATAGACAAAATCATTATAAACCTCTATATGGGCCACTCCAGCCTGTGCCTCCCATCCACATTTACCAAAATGCACCATCTGAACATCAACCTCTACTCCCACCATCTGTCCCGCAGGCCCCTCGAATCATTCAACACACT ATTCCCCAACAGCCATCTACCATTATCCAGCAGTTACCTCAGCAGCAGCCTCTTATCACACAAATCCCACCACCACAAACTTTGCCCTACAGATCAGGAAGCATTAAAGAAG ACATGGTGGAGCTGATGCTCATGCAGAATGCTCAGATGCACCAGATCATCATGCACAATATGATGCTGAAGGCTCTTCCACCAATGGCCATGTTGCCAGAAGGAAACCCCAGTCAAGTCACATCTCTAGCCTCACATCCAGGGCAG gAACATTATTCAACATCCAGAGGAGGAGCTGttcatcatcaccattattatGGCTCCCAGAGTCCACCTCTGCCTCCAATAGGCTACACTGGTTGGCCTTCTTTTATGCCAGCAGGACAAGGAGGGACTTTTCTGCCACATGGGATTGGTTCTGTAACTCTGCCCCCCTTAAACAC
- the zgc:112416 gene encoding uncharacterized protein C21orf58 homolog isoform X4 — protein sequence MREMTPLNERVLPFLQEQHLMEDLERPHTWGGSHRQNHYKPLYGPLQPVPPIHIYQNAPSEHQPLLPPSVPQAPRIIQHTIPQQPSTIIQQLPQQQPLITQIPPPQTLPYRSGSIKEDMVELMLMQNAQMHQIIMHNMMLKALPPMAMLPEGNPSQVTSLASHPGQEHYSTSRGGAVHHHHYYGSQSPPLPPIGYTGWPSFMPAGQGGTFLPHGIGSVTLPPLNTMGTDAVNPRIPTGQ from the exons ATGAGAGAAATGACACCACTGAACGAGAGGGTTCTACCCTTTCTACAA GAACAACATCTGATGGAGGATCTGGAAAGGCCACACACATGGGGTGGATCTCATAGACAAAATCATTATAAACCTCTATATGGGCCACTCCAGCCTGTGCCTCCCATCCACATTTACCAAAATGCACCATCTGAACATCAACCTCTACTCCCACCATCTGTCCCGCAGGCCCCTCGAATCATTCAACACACT ATTCCCCAACAGCCATCTACCATTATCCAGCAGTTACCTCAGCAGCAGCCTCTTATCACACAAATCCCACCACCACAAACTTTGCCCTACAGATCAGGAAGCATTAAAGAAG ACATGGTGGAGCTGATGCTCATGCAGAATGCTCAGATGCACCAGATCATCATGCACAATATGATGCTGAAGGCTCTTCCACCAATGGCCATGTTGCCAGAAGGAAACCCCAGTCAAGTCACATCTCTAGCCTCACATCCAGGGCAG gAACATTATTCAACATCCAGAGGAGGAGCTGttcatcatcaccattattatGGCTCCCAGAGTCCACCTCTGCCTCCAATAGGCTACACTGGTTGGCCTTCTTTTATGCCAGCAGGACAAGGAGGGACTTTTCTGCCACATGGGATTGGTTCTGTAACTCTGCCCCCCTTAAACAC
- the zgc:112416 gene encoding uncharacterized protein C21orf58 homolog isoform X3 produces the protein MTRLRLKMLEKRLENERNDTTEREGSTLSTRSNYGHADALHSALRRKRNLLKKLREQHLMEDLERPHTWGGSHRQNHYKPLYGPLQPVPPIHIYQNAPSEHQPLLPPSVPQAPRIIQHTIPQQPSTIIQQLPQQQPLITQIPPPQTLPYRSGSIKEDMVELMLMQNAQMHQIIMHNMMLKALPPMAMLPEGNPSQVTSLASHPGQEHYSTSRGGAVHHHHYYGSQSPPLPPIGYTGWPSFMPAGQGGTFLPHGIGSVTLPPLNTMGTDAVNPRIPTGQ, from the exons ATGACAAGACTGAGACTGAAAATGCTGGAAAAG AGACTGGAGAATGAGAGAAATGACACCACTGAACGAGAGGGTTCTACCCTTTCTACAA gAAGTAATTATGGGCATGCAGATGCATTACATAGCGCTCTGAGAAGGAAGAGAAACCTCTTAAAGAAACTGAGG GAACAACATCTGATGGAGGATCTGGAAAGGCCACACACATGGGGTGGATCTCATAGACAAAATCATTATAAACCTCTATATGGGCCACTCCAGCCTGTGCCTCCCATCCACATTTACCAAAATGCACCATCTGAACATCAACCTCTACTCCCACCATCTGTCCCGCAGGCCCCTCGAATCATTCAACACACT ATTCCCCAACAGCCATCTACCATTATCCAGCAGTTACCTCAGCAGCAGCCTCTTATCACACAAATCCCACCACCACAAACTTTGCCCTACAGATCAGGAAGCATTAAAGAAG ACATGGTGGAGCTGATGCTCATGCAGAATGCTCAGATGCACCAGATCATCATGCACAATATGATGCTGAAGGCTCTTCCACCAATGGCCATGTTGCCAGAAGGAAACCCCAGTCAAGTCACATCTCTAGCCTCACATCCAGGGCAG gAACATTATTCAACATCCAGAGGAGGAGCTGttcatcatcaccattattatGGCTCCCAGAGTCCACCTCTGCCTCCAATAGGCTACACTGGTTGGCCTTCTTTTATGCCAGCAGGACAAGGAGGGACTTTTCTGCCACATGGGATTGGTTCTGTAACTCTGCCCCCCTTAAACAC